Proteins co-encoded in one Amaranthus tricolor cultivar Red isolate AtriRed21 chromosome 7, ASM2621246v1, whole genome shotgun sequence genomic window:
- the LOC130818742 gene encoding uncharacterized protein LOC130818742 — protein sequence MTSSSTLRRRLHHGDVDGKRREHYDSSDYGSLGEPLLGGDRHNEQYTLEELLDDPARKVNLHWSFIFSQLLAQWAQWLANIVLGSKSLFGRFVTPALTSQPALFAPALTSTQEERLRKLQSRLKVPFDGNHIEHQDALKKLWRLAFPTREIPPLKSELWKEMGWQGTDPSTDFRGGGFISLENLIYFAEKYPESFQCLLHKQDGQRAEWEYPFAVAGINISFVLAQMLDLQSGKPTSTAGLRFLQLLGEDEMAFDDLYCVAFQMMDAQWLAKRASYMEFNDVLKSTRAQLERELALEDICSIKDLPAYNLLRR from the exons ATGACATCGTCATCTACCTTGAGGCGAAGGCTTCATCATGGGGATGTTGATGGAAAACGGCGTGAACATTATGATTCGTCGGATTATGGGAGTTTAGGGGAACCATTGCTTGGTGGTGATCGACATAATGAG CAATATACTTTGGAGGAGCTTTTGGATGATCCAGCGAGGAAGGTCAATCTCCATTGGTCGTTTATATTCTCACAGCTACTTGCACAATGGGCTCAATGGCTAG CAAATATAGTCCTTGGTTCAAAATCACTGTTTGGACGCTTTGTGACTCCGGCACTCACATCACAGCCAGCACTGTTTGCACCAGCTCTTACATCTACACAG GAAGAAAGACTTCGAAAGCTCCAAAGTAGGTTGAAAGTTCCTTTTGATGGTAACCACATAGAGCATCAG GATGCGCTCAAGAAGTTGTGGAGGTTGGCCTTTCCCACTAGGGAGATCCCACCTCTTAAGTCAGAGCTCTGGAAAGAAATGGGGTGGCAAGGCACCGATCCCTCAACAGATTTTAG gggtGGAGGATTTATATCTCTCGAGAATCTCATATATTTTGCTGAGAAGTATCCG GAGTCTTTCCAGTGCTTGTTGCATAAGCAAGATGGACAAAGAGCTGAATGGGAATACCCTTTTGCTGTAGCTGGCATCAATATTTCATTTGTGCTGGCACAAATGTTAGATCTTCAATCTG GAAAGCCAACTTCCACCGCAGGATTAAGATTTCTACAATTACTTGGAGAAGATGAAATGGCATTCGATGATCTTTATTGTGTAGCCTTTCAAATGATGGATGCACAATGGCTAGCAAAACGTGCATCATATATGGAATTCAAT GATGTTCTTAAATCAACAAGAGCTCAACTAGAGCGGGAGCTTGCGCTGGAAGACATCTGCAGTATAAAAGATTTGCCTGCTTATAACCTATTGAGAAGATGA